ATTCGCGCAGGCGTCTTCGCAAGGCGATGGCGTGGTCACGCTGGGTGGAGAGGTCGTTGACTCAGCCTGCGGGCTGGAAGCAGTCAGTGCCGACCAGACCATCGAGATGGACCCCGAACCCATTGGCCGGTTGTTGCGCCACACGATAGGGCGACCGCAGCCCTTTCAGTTGCGCCTGGTCAATTGCACGTTGAGCCGCCCCGACCCGTCGCGCCCAGGTGCAAGCCTGCCGGACTGGGAGCATCTGCGGGTGACATTCGATGGCCCAAGCGACATGGACGGGCGCACGTTTGCGCTCTTTGGCAGTTCGGAGGGCGTGGCGCTGCATATCCAGGATGCCGCGGGCGAAGAGAGTGTTCCGGGTGTGCCGATGGCGTTGCGCCCACTGGTGGAAGGCGACATGACACTCCACTACACGCTGCGCCTGGTGGGCAACGGATGGCCGCTGGCGGCGGGACCACACAGTGCCGCAGTGCGTTTCAAGTTGGAATACTTTTGAACATTGATGGACTGCTTTCATGTTGAATAAGTCGAAGGTCAAACATGCGCTGGGCCCGAGCCTCTTTGGCGGGTTGATATCACTGGCAGGCACAGCATTGGCTGCCGGGGATATTGAATTTAATACCGACGTTCTTGATCTGAATGATCGCACCAATATTGACTTGTCTCAGTTTGCACGCAGCGGGTTCATTCTGCCGGGCACTTACTCAATGGTCGTGCAGATCAATACCCAGTCTATAAGTGAGCAGTCGGTTGCATTTTATCCCCCCGATAATGATCCCAAAGGCAGCCAGGCCTGTTTATCGCCCAGTCTTGTAGAGCAGTTGGGCTTGAAAGAGTCGGGCGGGGCCAAACTTGCGTGGTGGAAAGGCGGGGAGTGCCTGGACATTGAAAGTTTGCCTGGCATGGAAGTCAGTGGCGACCTGGCAACGTCCACACTGAACATTAACTTGCCCCAGGCGTACCTTGAGTACAGTGCGATCAATTGGGACCCGCCTTCGCGTTGGGATGAGGGCGTGCCGGGGGTGTTGGTTGACTACAACATGACCGCGCAATCCAGCCACCAGCGAAGTGAAGGCAACCGCACCAACCTCAGTGGTAACGGCACACTCGGCGCCAATGCCGGTGCGTGGCGGCTGCGCGCGGATTGGCAAGGGCGTGTCGAGCAAAACAGTGAGGGCGCAGCCCGGCACCAGAAGCTGGAGTGGAGCCGTTACTACGCTTACCGCGCCATCCCTGCGTTGAAGGCACGCCTGGTGGTGGGCGAGGACTACCTGTATTCGGACCTGTTCGACAGCTTCCGTTTTACCGGTGCGGCGCTCAAGTCGGATGAAAGCCAGCTGCCACCCAACTTGCGCGGTTATGCGCCGGAAGTGGTCGGCGTGGCCAAAACCAATGCCAAAGTCGTCATCAGCCAGCAGGGGCGTGTGCTGTATGAAAGCCTGGTGGCGGCTGGCCCCTTTCGCATTCGCGACCTCAATGACGCCGTAACCGGCAGGCTGGACGTGCGGGTCGAAGAGCAGGACGGCTCGGTGCACACCTCCCAGGTCGACACCGCCAGCGTTCCCTACCTGACGCGTCCAGGCCAAGTGCGTTACAAGCTGGCGACGGGGCGGCCGTCCAATCTTCAGTACGGTGCCGACGGCGACGCTTTCGCAACGGGCGAGTTTTCCTGGGGCGTCAGCAATGGCTGGTCGCTGTTTGGCGGCGGTATCGGCGATAACAACTACCGCGCGCTTTCCGTGGGTGTGGGCCGCGACTTGCTGGCCTTCGGCGCCGTGTCGCTGGACGTTTCACGCTCCCACGCCGAGGTGTGGGACGAGACGCTCACGGGCAAATCCTATCGCCTTCAATACTCCAAGAACTTTGAGGAATACGACAGCCAAGTGACCTTCGCCGGTTACCGCTTTTCCGAGAAAAACTTCTTGAGCATGAGCGAGTACCTGGACGCTCGCCATTACGGGTTGAACGGCGAGCTCGGTGGGCGCGGCAAGTACGATGAAAACGGCGTGTACCGCGAGGGCTGGCGGCCCATCGGCGGCAGCAAGGCCCTGTATACGGTGACGGTAAACAAGCAGTTTCGTGACCTGGGCGCCACCGTCTACGCCAGCTACAGCAAGCAAACCTATTGGGAGCGGCCGGACACCCAGCGCTGGAACCTGTCGGTGGCGCGCTACTTCAACGTGGGCACCATCAAGAACATGAGCCTGTCGTTGAACATGTACCGCAGCCAGGAATTCAACCATAAGGACAATGGTCTGGCGCTGACGGTCAGCCTGCCCTTCGGGCGCTCCGGCACACTGTCGATGGACGCCAACAGAGCCGGGGGCCAGAACCGTTACACAACGCGTTACGCCGACCGTATCGATGAGCGCAACAGCTACCAGTTGTCCGCCAGCGACAACGGTGCCAGTGGTTACCTGAGCCATGTCGGTGACCAGGCTGACATCAACCTCAGCGCCAGCCAGCAAGAAGGCAGTTACACCAGCCTCAGCATGTCGGCGCGCGGCGGTGGCACGCTCACGTCTTACGGCGGGGCGCTGCATCGCACCAACAGCATCGGCGGCACGCGGTTGATGGTCGATACCGCGGGTGTGCCCGATGTGCCGGTACGCGGTTACGGCTCACCGACCCGCAGCAATGCCTTCGGCAAGGCAGTCATTTCCGATATCAGCAGCTATCAGCGCACGGCAGCCAGTGTTGACCTGGAGCATTTGCCGAGCAATGTCGAAGCGACTCAATCGGTCACGCAACTGACGCTCACCGAAGGCGCGATTGGCTACCGCTCGCTGGAAGTGATTTCCGGTGAGAAAGCCATGGCGGTTCTGCGCCTGCCCGACGGCAGCTCACCGCCCTTCGGCGCCACGGTGAGGAACACCAAACAGCAGGACACCGGAATTGTGAATGACGGCGGCAACGTCTACCTGAGCGGTATCCAGGCCGGCGAACAGATGGTCGTCAGTTGGGGCGGCAGCGAGCGCTGTGTCCTCACGCTGCCCGGCACATTGCCCGCTGACGGTTTGACCGATGCCCTGCAACTGCGCTGCCAGATGGTGGCCGCCAACCCCTCCTTGCCCGAGCCAGCGGCGCTGACCGGCAAGCCAATCGACATGGAGAACACATCCTCATGATGCTCACTATACGCACCACACTGCCCGCTGCCGCGCTGCTGGCGCTGGGCTTGAGCCAAAGCGCAAATGCCGCCGTCGGCCTGGACCGTACCCGCGTGATTTTCGAGGGCGGCAAAGACGCCACCAGCGTGAACATCACCAACAACAATACCCAACTGCCGTACCTGGCCCAGGGCTGGATCGAGGACGAGGCGGGTAACAAAATCACCTCGCCGCTGACCGTGCTGCCGCCGGTTCAACGCCTGGAGCCCGGCAAACAAAGCCAGGTGAAAGTCCAGGCGCTGCCGGCAGCCAAGCTATTGCCGCAGGATCGGGAGACGGTCTACTACTTCAACTTGCGGGAAATTCCGCCGCGCACCGATAAAGCCAACACCCTGCAAATTGCGCTGCAAACCCGGATCAAATTGTTCTACCGCCCACAGGCCATTACGCCAAGCCAGCAAGACCTCTCCAACCCCTGGCAGGAAAAGCTGACCCTCACCCGCGAAGGCGATGTTTACCAGGTGCATAACCCGACGCCGTACTACGTGACGCTGGTGGATGCGCGCGCAAGCAAGGAGGGCAAGACCGTGCCCGGCTTCGAGCCCGTGATGATCGCGCCCAAAGGCTCGCAAACCCTGGGGCCGACGGCCAAGGCACTCGGCACCACGCCCTATCTGGCCTACGTGAATGACTACGGCGGGCGCCCGCTGATGGCCTTCACCTGCAACGGCACCACGTGCCAGGTCAGCGCGCAAGTCTCACCGCCGATTCAGTAAGGCCTGCCGCCGGAGAACAACATGAAGTCGCACACACTGAAGCTCCTGGCCGGCCTGCTGGCCTTGGCGGGGAGCGCGCAGGCCCAGGCAGAAGAGGACATCGAAGGCATGAGCGGGATGCTCAACATTCGTGGGTCCATGCATGAAACCCCGTGCAGCGTGGAGATGACATCGCAGCATCAAACGGTTGACCTGGGCGCCGTCACGGCCGGCCAGTTGCAACGGCCGGGCGATCAGGCCATGCCGGTGACCTTTCAGCTGGGTTTCAGGGACTGCCAGCGCACCGCCGGCAGCATCCGTAATGAACGCACCGGGAACCTGACATGGAGCGCCTTTCAACCTGTGCTCTCGATATCGTTTTTAGCGCCGTCCGATGCCGAAGACACACGGCTGATCAAAGTACAGGGCATCACTGGCATGGGTTTGCGTATGACTGACGCCCTGGGGCGGGATGTGCAGCTGGGCTCCAAGGGCGAACCGTTGGTGTTGCCCTTGGGCGACAGCACCCAGACCTGGACGGTTCGGCCCACGCGTACTTCGGCGCCGTTGACCAGCGGGGCATTTCGGGCCGTGGTGGATTTCAGGCTCAATTATGAGTGAGGGCAGCATGAGTGCTAAGTCAACCGGCTCGCGGGCCATTCTTATCGCGGGCGGCCTGCTGTGGGCTGTCAGCCAGGGCGTGCAAGCCGAGACCAGTTTGACCATCCGCGCGGTCATCATCGCGCCGCCGCCGTGTGTGATCAACGGCGGCAGTACCCTGGATGTACCGTTTGGCAACGACCTGCTGACGTCACGGGTGGACGGCGTCAATTACCGTCGGGATGTGCCGTATACCGTCGCGTGCGACGCGCCGTTCAACAACGCAATGAAACTGGAACTCAGGGGCACGGGGGCAGCGTTTGATTCCAAGGTGCTGCTGACCCGCAAGCAGGACCTTGGGGTCAAGCTGTTCGTCAACGGCGCTGATTGGCCCCTGAATACGCCGGTGAATTTTACCTACCCAACCTTTCCAGCGGTGCAGGCGGTGCCAGTCAAGCGCGTGGGCAGCCGGCTGACGGGGGGCGCATTCGATGCCGCCGCCACCCTTGTGATCGATTATCAATGAAGAGGAGCGATCCATGACACGTTGGCAGCAGCGAGCGTTCCTCGCCTTGTGCTCCATCGGCCTGTGCAGCGGTGCGTCGGCCAACCTGACGTTCAGCGGAACATTGAACGAGCCACCGCCTTGCACGATTGATGCGGGCAACACGATTGAAGTGGATTTTGGCGATGTCGGGGTCAAGCGCGTTGACGGCGTGAGATACCGCAAGAGCGTCGGCTACATCATCAGCTGCGGCGCCGACACGCTCCCCTGGGAATTGAAGTTGAGTGTCAACGGCACACCCACGGGGTTTGACGGCGCAGCGGTGCAAACCAATGTGCCGGAGCTGGGCATTCGGATTTTCCAGAACAACGTGCCATTCCCGCTCAATACACCCATGGACATAAACCTGTCGTCACCGCCGATGTTGGAAGTCGTACCGGTCAAGCAGCTCGGCGCAGTCCTGGCCCCCGCACCGTTTGCGGCGGTGGCCACGCTGTTGGCTGAATACGAGTAGGAGTGAAGTCTATGCGACATGAACTGCTTCATAAGGCCTGGCCCTGGGCTGGCCTGGCATTACTGCTGACCTTCGGCCTGGTGCCCAAGGCACAGGCGGCGGACAACCTGCGCTTCAAGGGCAACCTGGTTGAAGAGGCGTGCACCGTCCGGCCTGGCGACGAGGCCATCGTCCTCGAACTCTGGGACGTGACCAGCAAGCACCTCTACATCAACACGCGCACCCAGGGGAAGGGCTTCAAGCTGCACCTGCAAGACTGCGACACCACGATTGGCAAGACGGTAACCATCACCCTGGGCGGCACTGAAAGCATCAAGTTGCCTGGGTTGTTCGCCCTCGACGGTGGCAGTGCCGCGACAGGTATCGCGGTGGGTATAGAGACCCTCAACAACAAGCCGTTGCCGGTGAATACCGTCAGTGACGAACAGGTGCTCAGTGATGGCAGCAATGTGATCGAGCTTAAAGCCTATGTGCAGGGCGAGCCGGATGCGATCCGGGATCAGACCATCGGGCCGGGTGCGTACACGGTGAGCTCCACGTTCACCCTCGACTACCCGTAGCGGTAAGCCGTCATTCATCGGCTGGCAACAGCCTTGGACATACTTCAACTCTCTCTTGGTGCTACGGATTGAATATTCGTCAGGCTGCGCCCGGGGAGGGGGGCAATGAGAGATCAATATGAAACAACTCTATGGCGCCATCGCGCTTCTCATCTTGATGGCTGTTACGGCGACTGCGCAGGCGGTTGATTGTCGAGTGAATGGCGGGCCTTGGCAGAACGGTAATCCCAACCTGTCTGTCCCCGTGACGGTCACGCTGAGTGCAGACCGCACGCGGGTGCTGTTGGAAGGGGCACGGTTGGAATGTCGATTTACCTACAGTGGAGGCCCCGCCTGGCATTCCGACTTCTGGGTCTCCGGAAGTGCAGCAGGCACGCCTTGGACGGCAGGCCCAAAATTTTCTGGCGAACGCACAGGGTTGCGCATCAACGGCGGCTTTTACAACACGCCAGTGCAGACGGGCATAGGGATCATCACCATTCCCAATAACGGGGTGTTTTATCCGATCGATGTCACCCCCTACATTCTGGTGCGCAACTACCCGGCTAACCCGATTGATGTTCGAATCGGCGACAACCTCGGCCTGTTGCGTCTCACCAGTTCAAACAACTACGACGCCACCCGCCCGCAACTGACGGTGACTTACTCCGCCGCCAACAACTTCACCGTGTCGCCGTCAACGTGCACGATCAATAACAACAACCCGATTGATATCAACTTCGGCAACGTCCACCAGCGCGGCATCGGCACCGATCCGCTGACCACCACCATTCGCACCGACCGCAGGCTCAACTATTCCTGCCCGGACGGTGGGGTTAACACGCCGATTACCATCACCTACAAAGGCACGCCGTCGTCGTTCGACACACGCCTGCTGGTGATGAGCAACCCGGACGTAGGCACCGCCCTGGTGCGTGCCGGCTCTGCGGTACAGGTCGGCGGTTCGTTCCTGACCCGCATTACCAACAGCGTGGGCGGCGATGATGTGACCTTCACCCTGGTGCGGCGCAATGGTTCGCTACCCGCGGCGGGGCCCATCAATGGCAGCGGTGTACTGGTGATGGGCGTGCCGTGACTCACGCCTCACTCTGCCTGCTGAGCCCATCCGGGTTCAGCAGCACGCAGTGCTATCCATCCCCTTAAAGAGTGCTTTACACGGCTGTTTTATAAGCTAGAGTGATTACTCAAGTGTAAGCGCAGTGGAAGTTATTGTGCCTTTTAATACATCTGCATCATGGCTTGGTGTGAGGTGTAAGTATGGGATTACAGAAATTTCTTCGGTTAAATAATTCCTGTTTATAAAAGTGTAGTCCTGCTCTTACGGTCAATTCCAAAGTTTTGGCAAAAGGCCACCTTTTTCTTTCAAAGATCACACTTTAAACCCACGCCGAGTAGGGACGTGGCTGGCATACCTGTTGGTTGAATTAACGGATTCTAGTGCAGCGTTGCAACACTGAGTTGGCGGGGTTAACGCGACTGATGTTAATGCGTTCAGACGCAGCGTTTGTCTCGATCTCGCCGTGCAGCGCCTCAACTAAACGTTAAAAACAGGTATTGACCATGTTCAAGAAACTCGCAGTTTGCCTCCCTCTGGCTGTCGCGGTATTAGGCGCTTCGGCTGCGATGGCCGCCAACGATGCCAGCACCCTCATTAACATCCGCGCCGATATTCCGACCAAGCAGTTCCACGCCCAGCCGCTGGACCCTAACTTCGGTCGTGACGAAGTCATGACCTACAACACGGTGAGCGGCGAGTTGAGCCAGCTGTCCACCGTCTTCACCCTGAAAAACACCGGTGGCTCCATCGATGCCTACCTGCAGGACGGTCCCGCAGCGCTCACCAACGGCTCCGACGCCATCCCACTGACCATCACCCTGGGCGATGTGACGCTCGATGGCACGCCTAAAGAAGTGGCGGCAGACGCCGAGTCCAACCCGGGCCTGCAAAAAACCATGGTGATCAAGGCGGCCAAGCCAACCGACACACAAACCGGCCGATACGCCACGGTGTCCACCGTGATCTTCGATAACGTGCCGCGCACCACGCCATGAGTACAAGTGGCCAATAAGGCCAGCCCTTATTGAACGCGTCAGCCGGCTGCTTTCTGCGGTCGGCTTTCAACCGGTTTGCAGTTTGCCAACAGAGTATTGAGTTCATGTTCCCTTTGAGGCCCCTCGTGGCAGCCATTGCGCTCGCCACCTGTTCGGTCGTTATGGCCGCGCCTGATAACAACTACACCCCGCGCAGTTTGTTGTCTCAGGCTAAAGGTTTGCCGAGCGATTTCGAAGAGCACTTTTTCGATGTGCCGCTGGCGGTACGGGTCGAGCGGGATCAACAGTTCGTGGGCGAAGCGATGATTGTGCTGAGCCGGGATGATCGGCTTACCCTGCTGGAGTTTACCGACCACAGCGACAGCCCGATCAGCGGCACCGAGCGTGACGTTTGGGAGAACTACCTCAAGCCCGGTGTACCGTTGGGGCAATGCACTCAGGGCTGCCCGGAACAATTGCCGGCGGTGCACTACAACCTGGAAAACTCCCTGGTCTCCATCCTCACCGAAAATGCCGAGCGTGATGCGGCCCCGCAGCAGTTTTACACCCAGCCCGACGGCGGCAGCACCGGGCTGATCATCAACCACCAATTGAACCTCAATGGCGGGCAGAACCAGGACCTGGGCGGGCGTTTCGGCATTGAAACCAGCAGCAGCCTGGGCAACTGGAGCCAGACCCTGAATATGCAACTGGCGCGCCTCGGCGGGCCGGATACCCAGCTTTACCACGCGCTTTATTCGGCCTACGCCCAGCGTGAGTTCGAGGGCCAGTTCTTGCGCCTGGGCTACTTCACCCCCAACGCCGAAGGCTTGAACCGCCAGCCCCGTTCATTCGGCGCGGCGCCGGATGTGGCCGTCGGGGTGATGGTCGGCAGTTCCGACAGCCTGGCGATCAACAACCCCAAGCCGAGCGTTTACCCGATCTACGTCACGTCCAACCGCCAGGGCTCGGTGGAGATCTACCGCAATGGCCTGTTGATCAACACCCAGCCCGTGCCGGCCGGTTTGCAGACGCTGGACACCCGGCCGTTGCCCGGCGGTATCTATGAAGTGGAAGTGCGCCTGATCGAAGACGGCCAGGTCACGTCCACCCGCCAGGAGCTGGTGTACAAGCCCAATAACTGGCGCAACCATGACGAGCGCTGGCGCTACAACCTGTTTGCCGGGCGTGAAAGCACCTTGCTCAACAACTGGGAACAGCGTGACAAGGGCGACATGACCGCCGGTGCCTCGGTCAACTACCTGGCGCACCCGCGCGTGGTCCTTGGCCTGTCGGGGCGCCAGGTGCAGGACCGCTTGCAGTTGGGCAGTTCCATCGACTGGAGCCTGGCCCAGAGCGCCAGTGTGTATGCCAACGTCTACCAGACCCGCGACTATGGCACCGGCATGGATGTGCAAGGGCTCTTCAGCTACGGCATGGGCAGCGTGATCGCCAGCCATAACCGCAGCTGGCTCGACACCCGCAACACCTACGAAACCTTGCCCGACGGCACACGCCTGCGCCAGCGCAACACGTTTGTCGGCCAGACCAGCACGTCGTCGTTGTCGGTCAACCACCGTTTGGGCAACCAGAATTCCGTCAACGCGCGCGTCTCCCACAGTAAGGGCAATGTCGAAGGTGTCGGCCTGGACCTGGGCTGGTCCCGGCACGACACCCTGTTCGGCAGCGATGCCAACTGGCGCCTGTCGGTGTTCGACCGGCCCGCCACGGGCACCCTCAGCGACAAGCGCAATCGCGGCGTCGACCTGACCCTCAACCTGGCCCTCGGCGGCCCTGGGGAAAGTTGGTCGGGCAGCATCGGTTCGCGCACCGCGCGCGAAGGCCAGCGCGATAACAACGCCTCGCTGACCTACCGCAAAGAACTCAAGGATCACGCCCTGCAAAACGTCTCGGTCACGGCCCTGACCGATGTCTACGGCGTGGGCCTGTCGAGCATGACCAGCTTCGCCACCGACACCCTGGCGGGTGATGCCTTTGCCCAGCGCTCGTCCTATAACGGCGATTTGACCGGCGGCCTCAACCTCAACAACACCCTCGCGGTGGGCGCGCAAAAGATGGTCCTGACCAGCCAGTACCACGGCAGCGGCTCGGGAATGATCATTGACGTGGAAACCGATATGGAGGGCATTGCCCTGCGTGCCGATGACATGACCGGTTCCAGCATGCCCCTGCGGCCCGGGCGTAACTTCGTGCCCATCACCGCCTACAAGAGCAGCTCGGTGGCCTTCGACTTCGAGGGCAATCACCCGCCGGCCGCCACTATCCAACCGGCGCGCACCGCTTACCACCTGAACAAGGGCGGGGTCGGCTACCGCAAGATCAGCGTGATGAAAACCGTGACCGTGCTCGGTCGCCTGGTCGACCCGCAGGGCCGCCCGCTCAAGGGCCACCACCTCATCAACCACGCCAGCCGTGGGGTCAGCGAAGTGGATGGGTTTTTCTCGATGGAAATGAACGCTGGCTCACCGACCCTGGAAGTGCGCCGTGGCACCGAGTTGCTGTGCCAGTTCCGTCTCGACCCGAGCAAGGCGCGCAGCGAAAACGATGTGCTGATGATCGGTGATCTGCGCTGCACCCAAGACACCCTGGCCGACGCGCTGGTGGTGCCGCCAGCGGCGGGTTGAAGGGGTTGAAAAGGGCAGGTGGCCCGTGCCCCTGCGACAGTTATTCGATGAGGTTCACCGCAATGAAACGAGTATTGGCAGTCATGGGTTTTTGCCTGTTGGCCCACGGGGTTCAGGCAGGTCCCAGCATTAACGTCGGGGTGGTGTATGACTACTTGGATGGCGACAAAAGCACCTATCTCAAACGCATTTTCAATGGCGGCACCAGCACCGCTTTTGTGAAGGTCGAGATTCTTGAAATCGTCTACGACGCGCAAGGCGCGGCCAGGGAAATACCCCTCCAGTCCCAGCCCGACAGCAGCGCCCGTGACGGCTTGATCGCCAGCCCCGCCCGGCTGATCGTGCCGGCCAACGGCATGCAGGGCACGCGCCTGGTCTACCTGGGCGAGCGCGGCCGCGAGCGTTACTTCCGGGTGCGCTACATCCCGGTGATGCCCGAAAAGGAGGACGCATTCGCGGTGTCCGAGGAAGAGCGCGAGGCCTACCAAAACACCTTGCAAGCCGGGGTCAGCGTGCTGGCCGGTTACGGCACGGTGTTTTTTGTGCGGCCCAAGGACACCCGCTTCGACACCCGTATTGAAAACGGCGGTGCCCACTACACCCTGCGCAATAGCGGCAACAGTGTGATCGAGGTGGATGAGTTCAAAAACTGCGTGGCCGGCAAGCCGAATGACTGCCACCCCACCACCAAGAACCACGTGTTGCCGGGGCGCGTTTTCTCGTTCGACAAGCAAGCCGGTCGCGAATACCGCTTCAAGCTCGTAGAAGGTGCGGCCCGCAAAGACTATGTGGTGAAAGGGTGAACCGCTCGATGCCGCAGTGGCGGTTGTCGGCGGTGCCGCTGTTGTGCGTGTTGGCGCTGCTGAGTTTTCCCGCCATCGCCGCCCGTGAAGAAGCGGTGTTCCACGTCTCGGTCAAGGTGCCCACCAGCGACTTTTTTGTGCTGGCGCTCAACCCTGGCTTTCTCGAGCGCGAGCAGGTCATGCACTACAACCTGGTGACCGGAAGCCTTAGCCCGTTGCGTGAACCCTTTGATGTGAAGAACGTGCTGGGCGGTATCAATGCGCGCCTGGGGTTTGCGCCGGTGCTGTCCAACGGCACTGACGTGATTGCCCTGCAAGTGACCTTCAATGGCCACCGCCTGGATGTGGTCGACACCCTCGTGGTGCCGGAGGACGAAGCCAAGGTGGGCAAGCGCGTGCCTCTGGTGATTGCCGCCGAGCCGCCGCCCGTGGACGGCTACCTGCCGGGCCAGTACTACGGCAGCGTGCAGATTATTTTTGATGCGCTCAGGCCTTGATGCCGCCGACTCGATGGATGAGTAATAAAAATGAACCTCAAGACATTCAAGCAAAAGGCCGTGGCCGCCGGTTTGGCGAGTGCGTTGTGGACTGTACCTGCAAGCGCAGAAACTCAGCAGATCACCGCCAGTTTCAGGCCTGACCCCACGAATGTGACGGCCAACAAGTTCAAGAACACCACACCGCAAAGCTCGATTTGCGCAGGGCATATCCCGGCCCAATGCAAGGCGTTGGGTATTTTCAGCCTGCGCTTTATCAACTTCGTAGCCAGTTCCCAGGCGCCCATCGTGGCCAACCATGCGGACCCACGAGCCGGGGCCTATTTCAAGGTGCCTTCATCGTTCAGGGACGTGGAGGTGCGCAATACCACAACCGGAGAACTGGAAACCGTGCAGGTGCGAATTGCCGGGCTCGGGGCGCTCTGGTCGTTGCCAAGGCCGCCTGGTGTTTCTGCATGGACACAGCCGGGGGCCAATTGGGACAACCAGTGGCGGCGCGCGCCAAGCCCCTGCGTCAGCACCGGGCATCTGGCAGCATCCGCCTCTTATGCCTCATTTTTCTGGGTCGTACCCAAAGATGCCGGGGCGTGTAACCGTGTACCGTCGTCTGACATTGCGTGGCTCAACTATTACACCCTGGAGTACGCCTACGAACTCGTCACCCCCAACCCCTTGGGCATGGCGTCCGGGCAATACGTGGGCAGCATGACGTACACCGTCGGTGGCGCGGGGGCGGACTTTGACTTTGGCGATAATATGATCCCCACCGGGGATAGCTCGCTCATCCTGGATTTCACCCTGGACGTCGACCATATCCTCAAGGTCGACGTGCCGCCCGGTGGCACCCTTATCGAACTGGTGCCCCAGGGCGGCTGGCAAGCGTGGCTGAACCAGGGCCGCAAACCGACGCGGTTATTCAAGGACCAGACCGTCAACCTCTACGCCTCCTCACGCTTCAAGATGAGCCTCGATTGCCAGTATGCCGAGGCCGACAATACCTGCCGGATTCTCGATAGCGTATCCGGTGAGTCGGTGCCGGTGAACGTCAGTGTCAGCCTGCCCCACGGCATTACCGACCCGGCCGGGCGCCCGGTCAACCGCCGGCCGTTGCGCCGCGATGGCGTGGGCACCGAGCTGTTCCAGCCGACCTTTTATGTGGACCGCAAGCCCAGCACCCTGCATTTCGAGATCGAGCGGGACGAAGTGGAAAAGATGCTCAAGGTGGGTGAGTCGCGGGCTTATTCAGGCAACATCACGGTGATCTGGGATTCGGAAGTTTAGTGCCGATACACCTCGGCCCCACGCGTGCAAGCGGTTCAGGCAACCGCGCCAGCACACCCGGGCTGCCCTTGAGTGGCAGTGCGAGGCAGCTGCGCACTTTTGTCGCCAAGGCGTCAAAGGTGCTGTGGGACGCGCTGAACGCCTGCTCGATATCCGCCTGTTGCTGGTCGCGCAGGGCGTGCAGGCAGGCACTGAATACGGGCCCGGTGATCGGCGTATAGCGCAGGTATTGCCCGTCGCGTAACGTCTCACTGGCCTGGGCGCGATGGCGTTGAGCAACGTTGGCGAGCAGCAGGGTTTTGTCGTCGCCGCTCACCAGACGGCGGCGCAAGACATTCTCCATGGCGGAGAAGTGCTCGAATATCTCAACCCCGAATTGCGGCGTATAAAGCACTGCCGGCCGCGCCCCATGCAGGTGCTCGGTCAGTATGAAGCAGCCGTTGAGCGGCGTGGACCCGTCAGGCGACGCTGTTGAATACAGGCTAATGCCGACGGTTTGCGGTGGCGTGGCGTTGTTCGAGGTTTCATGGAGTAT
The sequence above is a segment of the Pseudomonas sp. R76 genome. Coding sequences within it:
- a CDS encoding fimbrial protein, translating into MNTFIRLAIASSLTLFISPYVFAQASSQGDGVVTLGGEVVDSACGLEAVSADQTIEMDPEPIGRLLRHTIGRPQPFQLRLVNCTLSRPDPSRPGASLPDWEHLRVTFDGPSDMDGRTFALFGSSEGVALHIQDAAGEESVPGVPMALRPLVEGDMTLHYTLRLVGNGWPLAAGPHSAAVRFKLEYF
- a CDS encoding outer membrane usher protein; amino-acid sequence: MLNKSKVKHALGPSLFGGLISLAGTALAAGDIEFNTDVLDLNDRTNIDLSQFARSGFILPGTYSMVVQINTQSISEQSVAFYPPDNDPKGSQACLSPSLVEQLGLKESGGAKLAWWKGGECLDIESLPGMEVSGDLATSTLNINLPQAYLEYSAINWDPPSRWDEGVPGVLVDYNMTAQSSHQRSEGNRTNLSGNGTLGANAGAWRLRADWQGRVEQNSEGAARHQKLEWSRYYAYRAIPALKARLVVGEDYLYSDLFDSFRFTGAALKSDESQLPPNLRGYAPEVVGVAKTNAKVVISQQGRVLYESLVAAGPFRIRDLNDAVTGRLDVRVEEQDGSVHTSQVDTASVPYLTRPGQVRYKLATGRPSNLQYGADGDAFATGEFSWGVSNGWSLFGGGIGDNNYRALSVGVGRDLLAFGAVSLDVSRSHAEVWDETLTGKSYRLQYSKNFEEYDSQVTFAGYRFSEKNFLSMSEYLDARHYGLNGELGGRGKYDENGVYREGWRPIGGSKALYTVTVNKQFRDLGATVYASYSKQTYWERPDTQRWNLSVARYFNVGTIKNMSLSLNMYRSQEFNHKDNGLALTVSLPFGRSGTLSMDANRAGGQNRYTTRYADRIDERNSYQLSASDNGASGYLSHVGDQADINLSASQQEGSYTSLSMSARGGGTLTSYGGALHRTNSIGGTRLMVDTAGVPDVPVRGYGSPTRSNAFGKAVISDISSYQRTAASVDLEHLPSNVEATQSVTQLTLTEGAIGYRSLEVISGEKAMAVLRLPDGSSPPFGATVRNTKQQDTGIVNDGGNVYLSGIQAGEQMVVSWGGSERCVLTLPGTLPADGLTDALQLRCQMVAANPSLPEPAALTGKPIDMENTSS
- a CDS encoding fimbria/pilus periplasmic chaperone — encoded protein: MMLTIRTTLPAAALLALGLSQSANAAVGLDRTRVIFEGGKDATSVNITNNNTQLPYLAQGWIEDEAGNKITSPLTVLPPVQRLEPGKQSQVKVQALPAAKLLPQDRETVYYFNLREIPPRTDKANTLQIALQTRIKLFYRPQAITPSQQDLSNPWQEKLTLTREGDVYQVHNPTPYYVTLVDARASKEGKTVPGFEPVMIAPKGSQTLGPTAKALGTTPYLAYVNDYGGRPLMAFTCNGTTCQVSAQVSPPIQ
- a CDS encoding fimbrial protein, with product MKSHTLKLLAGLLALAGSAQAQAEEDIEGMSGMLNIRGSMHETPCSVEMTSQHQTVDLGAVTAGQLQRPGDQAMPVTFQLGFRDCQRTAGSIRNERTGNLTWSAFQPVLSISFLAPSDAEDTRLIKVQGITGMGLRMTDALGRDVQLGSKGEPLVLPLGDSTQTWTVRPTRTSAPLTSGAFRAVVDFRLNYE
- a CDS encoding fimbrial protein, producing the protein MSAKSTGSRAILIAGGLLWAVSQGVQAETSLTIRAVIIAPPPCVINGGSTLDVPFGNDLLTSRVDGVNYRRDVPYTVACDAPFNNAMKLELRGTGAAFDSKVLLTRKQDLGVKLFVNGADWPLNTPVNFTYPTFPAVQAVPVKRVGSRLTGGAFDAAATLVIDYQ
- a CDS encoding fimbrial protein, whose product is MTRWQQRAFLALCSIGLCSGASANLTFSGTLNEPPPCTIDAGNTIEVDFGDVGVKRVDGVRYRKSVGYIISCGADTLPWELKLSVNGTPTGFDGAAVQTNVPELGIRIFQNNVPFPLNTPMDINLSSPPMLEVVPVKQLGAVLAPAPFAAVATLLAEYE
- a CDS encoding fimbrial protein, coding for MRHELLHKAWPWAGLALLLTFGLVPKAQAADNLRFKGNLVEEACTVRPGDEAIVLELWDVTSKHLYINTRTQGKGFKLHLQDCDTTIGKTVTITLGGTESIKLPGLFALDGGSAATGIAVGIETLNNKPLPVNTVSDEQVLSDGSNVIELKAYVQGEPDAIRDQTIGPGAYTVSSTFTLDYP